The DNA sequence GCGGCATTACTATGTCGATTGGTACTTTCCTGATCACGCACCTGTATGAGGGACGCCAGCGCGGCTCACGCCTGCTGTTTACCGACTCGTTCTTTAGCATGGCAGGCACGATTTTCCCGATTATCGCTGCCGCGCTTCTCGCCCGCTCGCTGCCATGGTACTGGGTTTACGCCTGCATCGGCGTCATCTATCTGGCCATTTTCGTGCTGGCGCTACGCTTTGAGTTCCCGGTACTGGGTAAAAATTCTGCCGCTCATCAGGCCGTTGAAAAAGAAAAATGGGGCATTGGCGTGCTGTTCCTGTCTGTCGCGGCGCTCTGCTACATTCTGGGACAGCTTGGCTTTATTGGTTGGGTGCCGCAATACGCCACCAAAAGCATGGGGATGGATCTGATTCAGGCAGGGGGTCTGGTCGGTAATTTCTGGACTTCGTACATGATCGGCATGTGGGCGTTCAGCGCTATTTTGCGCTTCTTCGATCCTCAGCGAATTGTGACGCTGCTGGCGCTGCTCTCTACTGGCCTGATGTACTGGTTCGTCAGCAGCACCGATGCTTCAATGCTGAAGTGGATCATGATTAGCCTTGGCTTCTGCTCCAGCGCTATCTATACCACTATCATCACCCTCGGCTCGCTGCAAACCAGGGTTTCCTCGCCTAAGCTGGTTAACTTTATTCTGACCTGCGGAACGGTAGGCACCATGCTGACCTTTGTGGTCACTGGCCCGATCGTTGAGAAAGGCGGCGCTCATGCGGCGCTGATGACCTCAAACGCGCTGTATGCGGTGGTATTTGTGATGTGTCTGCTGCTGGGCTTCGTGAGTAAACACAAGCTGCACGGCCATATGTCTTCGCATTGATCGATAAGGCCGGTACCTGCTTCGATAAGGGGTGCCGTGCCAGCGCGAGGGATACGGGCCGTCCATAAAGACGCAAAAGACGGCATCCCTGCCAGCTCGACACGGGCCGTCCATGGCCCGTGACGCTTTATTACCGGCCCGTATCCCTCACGCTTTTACTTATGAGTCGTCTGCGGGCCAGATACATCGGCATCGGCAGAAAAAGAGTTCCTCAACGTTTAAAATCCACCCCTTCGCTTTCGTCCAGGTGAATAGTGGCCTGCGCGAGCTGCGTTTCTGCTATCACCCTTCCCTGACGCATTGAGTAGCGCGTTGGCACCTGACGGCGCAGCGCATCAAAACCGTTTTCCGCAGGGAGAATAATCAGGTTGGCACTGTTGCCGGTCTTAATCCCATAATCCGTCAGCTGTAGCGTTTTCGCGCTGTTATCGGTAATCAGTCTGATGCCTTCGTCCAGCTGGCTGTAACCCATCAGCTGGCAAACGTGTAGCCCCATATGCAGTACCTGTAACATATTGGCGGTGCCCAGCGGATACCAGGGATCGAAAACATCATCATGACCAAAGCAGACATTGATATCCGCCTCGAGCATCTCCTTCACCCGGGTAATGCCGCGTCGTTTCGGATAGCTGTCAAAGCGCCCCTGCAAATGAATATTCACCAGCGGGTTAGCGACGAAATTGATCTCAGAAAGTTTTAGCAGCCGGAACAGGCGAGACGTATAAGCGCCATTATAGGAATGCATCGCCGTGGTATGGCTGGCGGTGACGCGTGCACCCATCTTCTCGCGCAGCGCCAGCGCCGCGACGGTTTCCACAAAACGCGACTGCTCATCGTCGATCTCATCGCAATGCACATCGACCATTCGCTGATATTTCTGGGCCAGCGCAAAAGTTTTATGCAGTGACTCCACCCCATATTCACGGGTAAATTCAAAATGCGGGATAGCCCCAACCACATCAGCACCCAGACGCAATGCCTCTTCCAGCAACGCTTCGCCATCGGGATACGAAAGGATGCCTTCCTGAGGAAACGCCACAATCTGAATATCAACCCACGGCGACATCTCTGCTTTGACCTCCAGCATCGCCCGCAGCGCGGTTAGCGTCGGATCGGAGACGTCTACGTGCGTTCTCACATGCTGAATACCGTTAGCGATTTGCCATTTCAACGTTTGCCGGGCGCGCGTTTTCACATCGTCATGACTCAGTAACGCTTTGCGCTCCGCCCAGCGCTCAATGCCTTCAAACAGCGTGCCGGAGGCATTCCATGCCGGTTCGCCGGCGGTTTGGGTCGTATCAAGATGGATATGAGGTTCAATGAAAGGCGGTAGCGCCAGCCCGCCTTCCGCATCCAGCGAATCCGCAGCTGGCGTGCTGTGCGTTTGCGGAGAGATCGCTGCAATCCGCCCTTCGTGAATATCAATTTGCCACAGCCCCTCACGCCAGGGCAGCCGTACGTGGTTCACTCTTTTTATTTGAATTGCCTGCTTAACACGCTCCCGAATGTCAGTGGTCTTATAACCCTATCATTGTTTTCCTCTGTTGCAGGATACCTTGCCAGCCCTGGCTGAACCGATTCAGGTTAAAGTGAATAAAATCTTACGCTTACAGTAAAAACCGCGTGAGCTTACGGCCTACCCATAAAGGAGTATTTGAAAAACGGATTGATATACATCAATAACCCTTGAGTTTGTCACGCTATTGTAGCCGCATTAGTTTGCAATGTGAGGCAAAAATGAGCACCCGACTCGTCATTATTGGCAACGGCATGGTGGGCCATCGTCTGATCGAGGAGCTGGTCGAC is a window from the Pantoea sp. CCBC3-3-1 genome containing:
- the tsgA gene encoding MFS transporter TsgA, encoding MTNRDRIGLTWISFLSYALTGAVVIVTGMVLENIADYFHLPVAQMSNTFTFLNAGILVAVFLNAWLMEIIPLRRQLIFGFVLMLLSVLGLMTSHSLSVFSLCMFVLGVVSGITMSIGTFLITHLYEGRQRGSRLLFTDSFFSMAGTIFPIIAAALLARSLPWYWVYACIGVIYLAIFVLALRFEFPVLGKNSAAHQAVEKEKWGIGVLFLSVAALCYILGQLGFIGWVPQYATKSMGMDLIQAGGLVGNFWTSYMIGMWAFSAILRFFDPQRIVTLLALLSTGLMYWFVSSTDASMLKWIMISLGFCSSAIYTTIITLGSLQTRVSSPKLVNFILTCGTVGTMLTFVVTGPIVEKGGAHAALMTSNALYAVVFVMCLLLGFVSKHKLHGHMSSH
- a CDS encoding cytosine deaminase; translated protein: MKRVNHVRLPWREGLWQIDIHEGRIAAISPQTHSTPAADSLDAEGGLALPPFIEPHIHLDTTQTAGEPAWNASGTLFEGIERWAERKALLSHDDVKTRARQTLKWQIANGIQHVRTHVDVSDPTLTALRAMLEVKAEMSPWVDIQIVAFPQEGILSYPDGEALLEEALRLGADVVGAIPHFEFTREYGVESLHKTFALAQKYQRMVDVHCDEIDDEQSRFVETVAALALREKMGARVTASHTTAMHSYNGAYTSRLFRLLKLSEINFVANPLVNIHLQGRFDSYPKRRGITRVKEMLEADINVCFGHDDVFDPWYPLGTANMLQVLHMGLHVCQLMGYSQLDEGIRLITDNSAKTLQLTDYGIKTGNSANLIILPAENGFDALRRQVPTRYSMRQGRVIAETQLAQATIHLDESEGVDFKR